From Haloglomus litoreum, the proteins below share one genomic window:
- a CDS encoding substrate-binding domain-containing protein, translating into MGNQGDGGDGGDGGDGGDGGDGGGGGSSAVGDGKLVLATTTSTYDTGLLGELNPMFQSTFGIQVETLVQGTGAAIRTARDGDADIILVHARGAEDEFLQDGFGVNRRDVMFNDFVVVGPPDDPAGINGMGSAAEAFAAIAEAEAIFLSRGDDSGTNKKELNIWDTSSASPTGSWYQETGKGMGDTLVQANQVGGYTLADRGTFLATKSEIDLVIHVQGPLKGGPAILRNPYGVIPVNPAVHDNVNYQAAMAYTGFLTSPAGQDAIGNYTANGSQLFFPNALAEEPQFDQYVPQSYGGSTEELRRRRYQHWVDTVVPNDY; encoded by the coding sequence CGGCGGTGGCGGCGGGTCCTCGGCCGTCGGCGACGGGAAACTGGTCCTCGCGACGACCACCTCGACCTACGACACGGGGCTGCTGGGCGAGCTGAACCCGATGTTCCAGTCGACGTTCGGCATCCAGGTCGAGACGCTGGTCCAGGGGACCGGCGCGGCCATCCGCACCGCGCGGGACGGGGACGCGGACATCATCCTCGTCCACGCGCGCGGTGCCGAGGACGAGTTCCTCCAGGACGGCTTCGGGGTCAACCGCCGGGACGTGATGTTCAACGACTTCGTCGTGGTCGGGCCGCCGGACGACCCCGCGGGCATCAACGGGATGGGGAGCGCGGCGGAGGCGTTCGCGGCCATCGCCGAGGCGGAGGCGATCTTCCTCTCGCGCGGTGACGACTCCGGGACGAACAAGAAGGAGCTCAACATCTGGGACACCTCCAGCGCCTCCCCGACTGGGTCGTGGTACCAGGAGACGGGCAAGGGGATGGGCGACACCCTCGTCCAGGCCAACCAGGTCGGCGGTTACACGCTCGCCGACCGTGGGACCTTCCTGGCCACGAAGTCAGAGATCGACCTCGTCATCCACGTCCAGGGGCCGCTCAAGGGTGGCCCGGCCATCCTGCGGAACCCGTACGGCGTCATCCCGGTCAACCCGGCCGTCCACGACAACGTCAACTACCAGGCGGCGATGGCGTACACCGGCTTCCTCACCAGTCCGGCGGGCCAGGATGCCATCGGGAACTACACGGCGAACGGCTCGCAGCTGTTCTTCCCGAACGCGCTGGCCGAGGAGCCGCAGTTCGACCAGTACGTGCCCCAGAGCTACGGCGGCAGTACCGAGGAGCTACGGCGGCGCCGCTACCAGCACTGGGTCGACACCGTCGTTCCGAACGACTACTGA
- a CDS encoding ABC transporter permease gives MAGLLSEFGTRYLLSVVFVTLQVSLTAVGISTVISLGISLTMGFVDFRGKRALETVINTGMGFPSVVVGLSVLLLLSNQGPVGGGFAVGPLRFGGVELLFSKEAMVISQCILAVPVITSVSLSAIEDVDQSVRDAAFAAGGTRRDVQLATIREARYGIITAVLAGFGRAVSEVGSVLIVGGNIAIRNQQGELVSLTRTLTTAITIEARRGQYEVGIALGVVLLVLALGVNAVGNVVRARGERS, from the coding sequence ATGGCAGGACTGCTCTCCGAGTTCGGCACCCGCTACCTCCTCAGCGTGGTGTTCGTCACGCTCCAGGTGAGCCTCACGGCCGTCGGCATCAGCACCGTCATCAGCCTCGGCATCTCGCTGACGATGGGCTTCGTCGACTTCCGGGGCAAGCGCGCCCTCGAGACGGTCATCAACACGGGGATGGGCTTTCCCAGCGTCGTGGTCGGGCTGTCGGTGCTGCTGCTCCTCTCGAACCAGGGGCCGGTCGGTGGCGGGTTCGCGGTCGGCCCGCTCCGGTTCGGCGGCGTCGAGTTGCTGTTCTCGAAGGAGGCGATGGTCATCTCCCAGTGCATCCTCGCGGTGCCGGTCATCACGAGCGTCTCGCTGTCGGCCATCGAGGACGTGGACCAGTCGGTCCGGGACGCCGCGTTCGCCGCCGGCGGCACCCGGCGCGACGTGCAGCTCGCGACCATCAGGGAGGCCCGCTACGGCATCATCACCGCCGTCCTGGCGGGCTTCGGCCGGGCCGTCTCCGAGGTCGGATCCGTCCTCATCGTCGGCGGGAACATCGCCATCCGCAACCAGCAGGGCGAACTCGTCTCGCTCACCCGCACTCTGACGACGGCCATCACCATCGAGGCCCGCCGCGGCCAGTACGAGGTCGGCATCGCCCTCGGGGTCGTCCTGCTCGTGCTCGCGCTCGGCGTCAACGCCGTCGGCAACGTGGTCCGGGCGCGGGGTGAGCGCTCGTGA
- a CDS encoding phosphate ABC transporter ATP-binding protein, whose product MAAERPGPEFDGGTRVAAESVTYAYRGRDGGERVLADASLTAEPGEVVALVGPSGTGKTTLLRLLALFDQPDEGRVTIDGRDAWSLSSEARLGLRRRIAFVFQDRSLFSGSVARNVAYGLTVRRSWVDRATRWLRGLVGRTDPPDRVTRALETVGLGGMGDRDARSLSAGEAQRVAVARALATDPAVMLLDEPTSNLDPRNTAAIEDAVEDARDRGIAVVLATHDMAQARRIADRSAVMLDGTVIEQGPTERVFDDPDDDRARAFVRGELVY is encoded by the coding sequence GTGGCGGCCGAGCGTCCCGGCCCCGAGTTCGACGGCGGCACCCGCGTCGCCGCGGAGTCGGTGACGTACGCCTATCGGGGTCGTGACGGCGGCGAGCGGGTCCTCGCGGACGCCAGCCTCACCGCCGAACCCGGCGAGGTGGTGGCGCTGGTCGGTCCCTCCGGAACCGGGAAGACGACGCTGCTGCGGCTCCTCGCGCTGTTCGACCAGCCCGACGAGGGGCGGGTGACCATCGACGGCCGGGACGCCTGGTCGCTCTCGTCCGAGGCCCGGCTGGGCCTCCGCCGCCGCATCGCCTTCGTCTTCCAGGACCGCTCCCTGTTCAGCGGGAGCGTCGCCCGGAACGTCGCCTACGGGCTGACCGTCCGGCGCTCGTGGGTGGACCGCGCGACCCGCTGGCTCCGGGGCCTGGTCGGCCGGACCGACCCCCCCGACCGGGTTACGCGGGCGCTCGAGACGGTCGGTCTCGGTGGGATGGGCGACCGTGATGCGCGCTCGCTCTCCGCGGGGGAGGCCCAGCGTGTCGCCGTCGCCCGTGCGCTCGCGACGGACCCCGCCGTGATGCTGCTGGACGAGCCCACATCCAACCTCGACCCCCGCAACACCGCCGCCATCGAGGACGCGGTCGAGGATGCCCGCGACCGCGGCATCGCCGTCGTCCTCGCCACCCACGACATGGCCCAGGCCCGCCGGATCGCCGACCGTAGCGCCGTCATGCTCGACGGCACGGTCATCGAGCAGGGCCCCACCGAGCGGGTCTTCGACGACCCCGACGACGACCGGGCGCGGGCGTTCGTCCGGGGCGAACTCGTCTACTGA